The proteins below are encoded in one region of Sminthopsis crassicaudata isolate SCR6 chromosome 1, ASM4859323v1, whole genome shotgun sequence:
- the HINT1 gene encoding adenosine 5'-monophosphoramidase HINT1, producing the protein MADEISKAQTAQPGGDTIFGKIIRKEIPAKIIFEDDRCLAFHDVCPQAPTHFLVIPKKPITQISAAEDDDENLLGHLMIVGKKCAADLGLKKGYRMVINEGADGGQSVYHIHLHVLGGRQMKWPPG; encoded by the exons ATGGCAGATGAGATCAGTAAAGCTCAGACTGCCCAGCCTGGAGGAGACACCATCTTCGGGAAAATAATTCGCAAGGAAATCCCTGCCAAAATCATTTTTGAGGATGATCGg TGTCTTGCTTTTCACGATGTTTGCCCACAAGCCCCAACTCATTTCCTCGTGATACCCAAGAAACCAATTACCCAAATTTCTGCAGcagaagatgatgatgaaaat cTTCTTGGACACTTAATGATTGTTGGCAAGAAATGTGCAGCTGACCTGGGTCTGAAAAAAGGATACCGAATGGTGATCAACGAAGGCGCAGATGGGGGGCAATCTGTCTATCATATCCATCTGCATGTCCTTGGAGGACGTCAGATGAAATGGCCCCCTGGATAA